Proteins encoded together in one Roseibacterium elongatum DSM 19469 window:
- a CDS encoding CvpA family protein, which produces MEGFTIFDGVVAGVIVVSAILAYSRGFVREVMSIFGWIGAAVLAFIFAPNALPLMNEIPYLGDFIGGSCELGIMASFAAVFAVSLVVISLFTPVFSSAIQQSAIGGVDAGLGFLFGVARGVLLVVVILIAYDRVVGDEPISAISDSRSVQVFASLQGDVEDQIPTDAPGWILQRYEQLTNTCAAQ; this is translated from the coding sequence ATGGAAGGTTTCACCATTTTCGACGGGGTCGTGGCCGGCGTCATCGTGGTTTCGGCGATCCTCGCCTATTCCCGCGGCTTCGTGCGCGAGGTGATGTCGATCTTCGGCTGGATCGGCGCGGCCGTCCTTGCCTTCATCTTCGCGCCCAATGCCCTGCCCCTGATGAACGAGATCCCCTATCTGGGCGATTTCATCGGTGGCAGTTGCGAGTTGGGGATCATGGCGTCCTTTGCCGCGGTCTTTGCCGTGTCGCTGGTCGTCATCTCGCTGTTCACGCCGGTGTTTTCCTCGGCCATCCAGCAATCGGCCATCGGCGGCGTCGATGCGGGGCTGGGCTTTCTCTTCGGGGTGGCGCGGGGCGTGTTGCTGGTCGTGGTGATCCTGATCGCCTATGACCGCGTCGTCGGCGACGAGCCCATTTCGGCGATCTCCGACAGCCGCTCGGTCCAGGTCTTCGCCAGCCTGCAGGGCGATGTCGAAGACCAGATCCCGACCGACGCGCCGGGCTGGATCCTGCAACGTTACGAGCAGTTGACCAACACCTGCGCGGCGCAGTGA
- the radA gene encoding DNA repair protein RadA, which produces MAKPVTTFLCSACGATHKKWAGRCDACGAWNTITEETPLSQGPSGKGLGAAKGARVPLSDLRTEEAPPPRHSSQMAELDRVLGGGLVPASATLVGGDPGIGKSTLLLQAAASFARAGLKVVYVSGEEATAQVRMRAQRLGLADSSVLLAAETNLRDILTTLEAEAPDLAIIDSIQTMWLDTVDSAPGSVSQVRASAHELTTFAKRRGTSVMLVGHVTKEGQIAGPRVVEHMVDTVLYFEGERGHQFRILRSVKNRFGPADEIGVFEMTGAGLSEVANPSALFLSDREKPSPGSVVFAGIEGTRPVLVEVQALVAPSSLSQPRRAVVGWDGGRLSMILAVLEARAGITFQGLDVYLNIAGGMRINEPAADLAVAAALLSAREDAALPAETVVFGELSLSGALRPVSQAENRLKEAMKLGFSTAIAPVGCKISQDSGVTVQSMADLPRFVGEVFGAG; this is translated from the coding sequence ATGGCAAAACCCGTCACGACTTTTCTCTGTTCCGCCTGCGGCGCGACCCACAAGAAATGGGCCGGGCGCTGCGATGCCTGCGGCGCGTGGAACACCATCACCGAAGAAACCCCGCTGTCTCAAGGCCCCTCCGGCAAGGGGCTGGGGGCGGCCAAGGGCGCGCGCGTGCCCCTGTCGGACCTGCGCACCGAAGAGGCCCCGCCACCGCGACATTCCAGCCAGATGGCCGAGTTGGACCGTGTTCTGGGCGGCGGCCTCGTGCCCGCCTCGGCGACGCTGGTGGGCGGCGATCCGGGGATCGGGAAATCGACGCTGCTGTTGCAGGCTGCCGCCAGTTTTGCGCGCGCGGGCCTCAAGGTCGTCTATGTCTCGGGCGAAGAGGCCACCGCACAGGTGCGCATGCGCGCGCAGCGCCTTGGCCTGGCCGACAGTTCGGTGCTGCTGGCCGCCGAAACCAACCTGCGCGACATCCTGACGACGCTCGAGGCCGAGGCCCCCGACCTCGCCATCATCGATTCGATCCAAACGATGTGGCTGGATACGGTGGACAGCGCGCCCGGCTCTGTCAGCCAGGTGCGCGCCTCGGCCCATGAATTGACCACCTTTGCCAAGCGGCGCGGCACATCCGTGATGCTGGTGGGCCATGTCACGAAAGAGGGCCAGATCGCGGGCCCCCGCGTGGTCGAACACATGGTCGACACCGTGCTCTATTTCGAGGGCGAGCGCGGGCACCAGTTCCGCATCTTGCGCTCGGTCAAGAACCGCTTCGGCCCGGCGGACGAGATCGGCGTCTTCGAGATGACCGGCGCGGGCCTGTCCGAGGTTGCCAACCCCTCGGCCCTGTTCCTGTCGGACCGCGAGAAACCCTCGCCCGGATCGGTCGTCTTCGCCGGGATCGAGGGCACCCGCCCCGTGCTGGTCGAGGTGCAGGCGCTGGTCGCGCCCTCCTCGCTGTCGCAACCCCGCCGCGCGGTCGTGGGCTGGGATGGCGGGCGATTGTCGATGATCCTTGCCGTGCTCGAGGCGCGGGCGGGCATCACCTTTCAGGGCCTGGACGTCTACCTCAACATCGCGGGCGGCATGCGCATCAATGAACCGGCCGCCGATCTGGCCGTCGCCGCCGCGCTGCTGAGCGCGCGCGAGGATGCCGCCCTGCCGGCCGAGACGGTGGTTTTCGGCGAGCTGTCGCTGTCGGGCGCGCTCAGGCCGGTGAGCCAGGCCGAAAACAGGTTGAAAGAGGCGATGAAACTTGGTTTCTCCACCGCCATTGCACCCGTGGGCTGCAAGATTTCGCAAGACAGCGGCGTGACGGTTCAATCCATGGCGGATTTGCCCCGTTTCGTCGGAGAGGTTTTCGGGGCAGGTTGA
- a CDS encoding ABC transporter ATP-binding protein: MIAISDLHKSFGAAPVLRGVTLEVPRGESLVVIGGSGTGKSVLLKCILGLVTPDSGSITLNGADVTGTGRAAFLARFGMLFQGAALFDSLPVWQNVAFRLVRGPDRRPRAEAREIALAKLARVGLGPEVADLHPAELSGGMQKRVGLARAIAADPEVIFFDEPTTGLDPIMAGVINDLIREIVAEMGATTITITHDMSSVRAIADRVAMLHAGKIRWHGPVAEMDSAEDPYLRQFITGAAEGPIETLR, encoded by the coding sequence ATGATCGCCATCTCTGACCTGCATAAATCCTTCGGTGCCGCCCCGGTGCTGCGCGGCGTCACGCTCGAGGTGCCCAGGGGCGAAAGCCTGGTGGTGATCGGCGGCTCGGGCACCGGCAAGTCGGTGCTGCTGAAATGCATTCTGGGGCTGGTCACGCCGGATTCGGGCAGCATCACGCTGAACGGCGCGGATGTGACCGGCACGGGCCGCGCGGCGTTCCTGGCGCGCTTTGGGATGCTGTTTCAGGGGGCCGCGCTGTTCGACAGTCTGCCGGTCTGGCAGAACGTGGCCTTTCGACTGGTGCGCGGCCCCGATCGCCGCCCCAGGGCCGAGGCGCGCGAGATCGCCCTGGCCAAGCTGGCGCGCGTGGGCCTGGGCCCCGAGGTGGCCGACCTGCACCCCGCCGAACTGTCCGGCGGCATGCAGAAACGCGTGGGCCTGGCCCGTGCCATCGCCGCCGACCCCGAGGTGATCTTTTTCGACGAACCGACCACCGGCCTCGACCCAATCATGGCCGGCGTCATCAATGACCTGATCCGCGAGATCGTGGCCGAGATGGGGGCGACGACGATCACCATCACCCATGACATGAGTTCGGTGCGCGCCATCGCCGACAGGGTGGCGATGCTGCACGCGGGCAAGATCCGCTGGCACGGGCCCGTGGCCGAGATGGACAGCGCCGAGGACCCCTATCTGCGCCAGTTCATCACCGGTGCCGCCGAGGGGCCGATCGAGACCTTGCGCTGA
- a CDS encoding MlaE family ABC transporter permease, with product MTRAGLLAPLAVLGRATLGLLAGSGRLALFVLGILRHIVTPPWYLRELGQQLLHIGWLSLPVVGLTALFTGGALALQIYAGGSRFNAESVVPSIVAIGMTRELGPVLGGLMVAGRVAAAIAAEIGTMKVTEQIDALTTLSTDPTKYLAVPRVLAATLTLPLLVAAGDSIGILGGYLVGISRLGFDGVTYLDNTADYLEAWDVISGLIKGAVFGFIVAVMGCYHGLRSGRGARGVGRATTKAVVAASILILGANYLLTEVFFRA from the coding sequence ATGACCCGCGCCGGCCTGCTGGCCCCGCTGGCCGTCCTCGGGCGGGCGACACTGGGCCTGTTGGCGGGCAGCGGGCGGTTGGCGCTGTTCGTGCTCGGGATCCTGCGCCATATCGTGACGCCGCCGTGGTACCTGCGCGAATTGGGCCAGCAATTGTTGCATATCGGCTGGCTGTCGCTGCCGGTGGTGGGGTTGACGGCGCTGTTCACCGGGGGCGCGCTGGCCTTGCAGATCTACGCGGGCGGGTCGCGGTTCAACGCGGAATCGGTTGTGCCCTCGATCGTGGCCATTGGCATGACACGCGAACTGGGCCCGGTTCTGGGCGGGTTGATGGTGGCCGGTCGCGTCGCCGCCGCCATCGCCGCCGAGATCGGCACGATGAAAGTGACCGAACAGATCGACGCGCTGACCACGCTCAGCACCGATCCCACGAAATACCTCGCCGTGCCGCGGGTTCTGGCCGCCACGCTGACGTTGCCGCTGCTGGTGGCCGCGGGCGACAGCATCGGCATTCTGGGCGGCTATCTGGTGGGCATCAGCCGCCTGGGTTTCGACGGGGTGACCTATCTGGACAATACCGCCGATTATCTCGAGGCGTGGGATGTGATCTCGGGGCTGATCAAGGGCGCGGTCTTCGGGTTCATCGTGGCGGTGATGGGCTGCTATCACGGTCTGCGTTCGGGGCGCGGGGCGCGCGGCGTCGGGCGGGCCACGACCAAGGCCGTCGTCGCCGCCTCGATCCTGATCCTGGGCGCCAACTACCTGCTGACCGAGGTGTTCTTTCGCGCATGA
- the alr gene encoding alanine racemase, translating into MGTGTLHIDLDALAANWRALDARTGCETAAVVKADGYGLGAARAATALARAGARRFFVATAEEGATLRAALGQGPEINVFSGHMATDTALIRDANLTPMLNDAAQLARHRAALPQAAYGVQLDSGMNRLGMEPADWAALRGQAEAGPLTLVMSHLAYADEPDHPQNAEQLRQFTEMTAGVSVPRSLAATGGILLGPDYHFDLTRPGIGLYGGLPFDAAQPVVRLSLPVIQTRDVMPGEHVGYGCTFTAARPTKIATLSAGYADGLIRAMSGKARLFAGNTPCPLAGRVSMDLLTVDVTDLPETPEALDILCPSQTVDHLAEATGTIGYEILTSLGPRYARRYAGETA; encoded by the coding sequence ATGGGAACCGGAACGCTTCATATCGATCTCGACGCGCTGGCCGCGAATTGGCGGGCGCTGGATGCGCGAACCGGCTGCGAGACGGCGGCCGTGGTCAAGGCCGATGGCTACGGCCTGGGTGCGGCGCGCGCCGCCACGGCGCTGGCGCGGGCCGGGGCGCGGCGGTTTTTCGTCGCCACCGCCGAAGAGGGTGCAACGCTGCGCGCCGCCTTGGGCCAAGGCCCCGAGATCAACGTCTTTTCGGGCCATATGGCGACGGATACCGCGCTGATCCGTGACGCCAATCTGACGCCGATGCTGAACGACGCGGCGCAACTGGCGCGCCACCGCGCCGCCCTGCCCCAGGCCGCCTATGGCGTCCAGCTCGACAGCGGCATGAACCGGCTGGGGATGGAGCCCGCCGACTGGGCCGCCCTGCGCGGGCAGGCCGAGGCCGGGCCCCTGACCCTTGTCATGAGCCACCTTGCCTACGCGGATGAGCCGGATCACCCGCAGAACGCCGAGCAACTGCGCCAGTTCACCGAGATGACGGCCGGGGTCTCCGTGCCCCGCTCCCTCGCGGCGACGGGCGGCATTCTGCTTGGTCCCGATTACCATTTCGACCTGACCCGCCCCGGCATCGGCCTTTACGGCGGCCTGCCTTTCGACGCGGCGCAGCCGGTCGTGCGCCTGTCGCTGCCCGTGATCCAGACCCGCGACGTGATGCCGGGGGAACATGTCGGCTATGGCTGCACCTTCACCGCCGCGCGCCCCACGAAGATCGCCACCCTTTCGGCAGGCTATGCCGACGGGCTGATCCGCGCCATGTCGGGCAAGGCACGGCTTTTCGCGGGCAACACGCCCTGCCCGCTTGCCGGGCGCGTGTCGATGGACCTGCTGACGGTGGATGTCACCGACCTGCCCGAGACGCCCGAGGCGCTCGACATCCTGTGCCCATCACAGACGGTCGATCACCTGGCCGAGGCGACGGGCACCATCGGTTACGAGATCCTGACCTCGCTCGGGCCGCGCTACGCGCGCCGTTACGCCGGCGAGACGGCCTGA
- a CDS encoding replicative DNA helicase — protein MTTLIPVPSAGQGEAGTAEDTPPLPHNIEAEQQLLGAILSANDVLDRVDDLVKPEHFFDPVHREVFTMAAGRIAKGLATDATTLKNFVSDIAGLKDLGGAEYLVKLQLAAIATSAARDYAQLIHDLAVRRELIALGANISDRARAMRDDISPDEQIVEAESDLFKLASTGSTSRGFQSFLRALHDAVQMANAAHNRQGQLAGVSTGLTDLDRMLGGLHESDLLILAGRPSMGKTSLATNIAYNVAKAWKQGQKEDGSQGTIEGGVVGFFSLEMSSAQLAQRILSEAAEIPSELIRKGDLTEEEFQRYLRAAGELERCPLYIDDTPALPIGQVAARARRLKRSPQGLDLLVIDYLQLLRGSANNRDNRVNEISEITQGLKAIAKELNIPVIALSQLSRQVEQREDKRPQLSDLRESGSIEQDADVVMFVYRGEYYKEREKPGEENLEAMTKWQQDMEQLHGKAEVIIGKQRHGPVGSVELSFDGRYTRFGNLVKPWQQGSDGF, from the coding sequence ATGACCACATTGATACCGGTCCCGAGCGCGGGCCAGGGCGAGGCCGGCACAGCGGAGGACACGCCGCCGCTGCCGCATAACATCGAGGCCGAACAACAGCTTCTGGGCGCGATCCTCAGCGCCAATGACGTGCTCGACCGGGTCGACGACCTCGTCAAACCCGAGCATTTCTTCGACCCGGTCCATCGCGAGGTCTTCACCATGGCCGCGGGCCGCATCGCCAAGGGACTGGCGACCGATGCCACCACGCTGAAGAACTTCGTCTCGGACATCGCCGGGCTGAAGGATCTGGGCGGCGCCGAATACCTGGTGAAACTGCAACTGGCCGCCATCGCCACCTCGGCCGCGCGCGATTACGCGCAACTGATCCACGACCTCGCCGTGCGGCGCGAGTTGATCGCGCTCGGCGCCAATATCTCCGACCGCGCCCGCGCGATGCGCGACGACATCAGCCCCGATGAACAGATCGTCGAGGCCGAAAGCGACCTGTTCAAACTGGCCTCCACCGGCAGCACCAGCCGGGGCTTCCAGTCCTTCCTGCGGGCCCTGCATGATGCCGTCCAGATGGCCAACGCAGCCCATAACCGGCAGGGGCAGTTGGCCGGGGTCTCCACCGGGCTGACCGATCTCGACCGGATGCTGGGCGGCTTGCACGAATCCGACCTGCTGATCCTCGCCGGGCGTCCCTCGATGGGGAAGACGTCGCTGGCCACCAACATCGCCTACAACGTCGCCAAGGCGTGGAAACAGGGCCAGAAGGAGGACGGCAGCCAAGGCACGATCGAAGGCGGTGTCGTGGGGTTCTTCAGCCTTGAGATGTCCTCGGCACAGCTGGCGCAGCGGATCCTGTCGGAGGCCGCGGAAATCCCCTCGGAACTGATCCGCAAGGGCGACCTGACCGAGGAAGAATTCCAGCGTTATCTGCGCGCTGCGGGCGAATTGGAACGCTGCCCCCTCTATATCGACGACACGCCGGCGCTTCCCATCGGGCAGGTGGCGGCCCGCGCGCGGCGCCTGAAACGCTCGCCCCAGGGTCTCGACCTGCTGGTCATCGACTACCTTCAACTTCTGCGCGGCTCGGCCAACAACCGCGACAACCGCGTGAACGAGATTTCCGAGATCACCCAGGGCCTCAAGGCCATCGCCAAGGAATTGAACATTCCGGTCATCGCGCTGTCGCAGCTCTCGCGCCAGGTCGAACAGCGCGAGGACAAGCGCCCGCAACTGTCGGACCTGCGTGAATCCGGCTCGATCGAACAGGACGCGGATGTCGTGATGTTCGTCTATCGGGGCGAGTACTACAAGGAACGCGAGAAACCCGGCGAGGAAAACCTCGAGGCCATGACCAAGTGGCAGCAGGACATGGAGCAACTCCACGGCAAGGCCGAGGTCATCATCGGCAAGCAGCGCCACGGCCCCGTCGGCTCGGTCGAGCTCAGCTTCGATGGCCGCTACACGCGCTTCGGCAACCTCGTCAAACCCTGGCAGCAGGGCTCGGACGGGTTCTGA